A section of the Leptotrichia buccalis C-1013-b genome encodes:
- a CDS encoding C40 family peptidase, whose translation MFNNTKKILTGVFIISSLSFSKGMINFQKQLMIENDKKIETTENDTKDNTYKNNKDNEEKIRYKIVEFAKTQIGKPYVYGATGNNSFDCSSFVQYVIKRTLGITIPRVSAEQSVFKPKLHNNIKKGDLLFFETLGKGRISHVGMYIGNRQFIHASSKSKRVTVSDFTGFYQDKFRWAVSVI comes from the coding sequence ATGTTTAACAATACCAAAAAAATTTTAACTGGAGTCTTTATTATTTCTTCTCTGTCTTTTTCTAAAGGGATGATTAATTTTCAAAAACAACTGATGATTGAAAATGACAAAAAAATAGAAACAACTGAAAATGATACAAAAGATAATACATATAAAAATAATAAAGATAACGAAGAAAAAATAAGATATAAAATTGTAGAATTTGCAAAAACTCAGATTGGAAAGCCTTATGTATATGGTGCAACTGGAAACAATAGCTTTGACTGCTCCAGCTTTGTACAATATGTGATTAAGAGAACACTAGGAATTACAATTCCACGTGTTTCAGCAGAACAGTCAGTATTTAAGCCAAAATTACATAACAACATTAAAAAAGGAGATTTATTATTTTTTGAAACTTTAGGAAAAGGTAGAATTTCACATGTCGGGATGTATATTGGGAATAGACAGTTTATACATGCCAGTTCAAAAAGCAAAAGAGTAACTGTATCAGACTTTACTGGATTTTATCAAGATAAATTTAGATGGGCAGTGTCGGTTATATAA
- a CDS encoding transglycosylase SLT domain-containing protein gives MKKCILLLMIVSKILFSGGEISFERQKEKVEQERIEKLKMQTDSSADKSKELNSSPKEDISNIQSQNNRLFYDDKAVKKVNNASHIQKNIGSRKLIEYIKTQNSRLNENEIQNILGYVFKYSKEYNFNPYLVLAVMNTESHFNHSTVSSAGARGLMQLMPFNFKEFGVDNSISGNIKGGVLHLKRDYEKTGSVSKMLVCYNAGCGRLANNAWKRIKETREYIPKVIQKYNKIINL, from the coding sequence ATGAAAAAGTGTATATTGCTTCTTATGATAGTTTCAAAAATTTTATTTTCTGGCGGAGAGATAAGTTTTGAAAGACAGAAAGAAAAAGTTGAACAGGAAAGAATTGAGAAATTGAAAATGCAAACTGACAGTAGTGCTGACAAAAGTAAAGAATTAAACAGTTCACCTAAAGAAGATATAAGTAATATTCAATCGCAAAACAACAGATTATTTTATGATGATAAGGCTGTAAAAAAAGTTAATAATGCTTCTCATATTCAAAAAAATATTGGAAGTAGAAAACTTATTGAATATATTAAAACACAGAACAGTAGGCTAAATGAAAATGAAATACAAAATATACTTGGCTATGTTTTCAAATATAGCAAGGAGTATAACTTTAATCCATATTTAGTTTTAGCAGTTATGAATACTGAAAGCCATTTTAATCATTCAACAGTATCAAGTGCTGGAGCAAGAGGACTTATGCAGTTAATGCCTTTTAATTTTAAGGAATTTGGAGTGGATAACAGCATATCAGGAAATATAAAGGGTGGTGTGCTGCATTTAAAAAGAGATTACGAAAAAACTGGAAGTGTTTCAAAAATGCTGGTCTGCTATAATGCAGGATGTGGAAGATTAGCAAACAATGCTTGGAAAAGAATAAAGGAAACAAGGGAATATATACCAAAGGTAATTCAGAAATATAATAAAATAATAAACTTATAA
- a CDS encoding DUF4116 domain-containing protein codes for MKRIGVKFSKDEKQEIKKMIKSNLTLEQFKLCVTPVLNEEILQKRAENNLDDSKWEKLVMKKLDVNQMKEIRKGFEKGLSEEDVELYVKSGYDSKTMEKIRNMLEKDKNNEYLREYLMLKDKKEIKSITNEKLEKYIEENKMNELRNKADKMEKWYEASIYAGKNTFKYYSSEKIRDDEKYVMKKVKENGKNLEYASERLKNNRDLVLEAVKQDGRALQFASEELKNDKEIVMESVKNYPNSYQYASSKMQKDKDVVTEVLKRNEDALSYGDENIKQEIEEIKEKYKDSDFDRLTDREEKFVYGTNPYSKDTDLDGKTDYEEIKINYTNPKIKSKNIEIER; via the coding sequence TTGAAAAGAATAGGAGTAAAATTTTCTAAAGATGAAAAACAGGAAATAAAGAAAATGATAAAATCAAACTTGACTCTTGAACAGTTTAAATTATGTGTAACACCTGTACTTAATGAGGAAATATTGCAGAAAAGAGCTGAAAATAACTTGGATGATAGCAAATGGGAAAAACTTGTGATGAAAAAGCTGGATGTAAATCAGATGAAGGAAATAAGGAAAGGATTTGAAAAAGGATTATCTGAAGAGGATGTTGAGCTGTATGTAAAAAGTGGATATGACAGTAAAACAATGGAAAAAATTAGAAATATGCTTGAAAAAGATAAAAATAACGAGTATCTTCGAGAATATTTGATGTTAAAGGATAAAAAGGAAATAAAATCAATTACTAATGAAAAATTGGAAAAATACATTGAGGAAAACAAAATGAATGAACTTAGAAATAAGGCTGATAAAATGGAAAAATGGTATGAAGCCTCAATATATGCAGGAAAAAATACATTTAAATATTATTCTTCAGAGAAAATAAGAGATGATGAAAAATATGTCATGAAAAAAGTCAAAGAAAATGGGAAAAATCTTGAATATGCAAGTGAAAGGCTTAAAAATAACAGGGATTTAGTTTTGGAAGCAGTGAAACAGGACGGACGGGCTTTACAATTTGCAAGTGAGGAATTGAAAAATGATAAGGAAATAGTAATGGAATCTGTAAAAAATTACCCTAATTCTTACCAATATGCAAGTTCCAAAATGCAAAAGGATAAAGATGTTGTAACGGAAGTTTTAAAGAGAAATGAAGACGCTCTAAGTTATGGAGATGAAAATATTAAGCAGGAAATAGAGGAAATTAAGGAAAAATATAAGGACAGTGATTTTGATAGATTGACAGATAGGGAAGAAAAATTTGTATACGGAACAAATCCATATTCAAAAGATACTGATTTGGATGGAAAGACCGATTATGAGGAAATAAAGATAAATTATACAAATCCGAAAATAAAAAGCAAGAATATTGAAATTGAAAGATAG
- the traD gene encoding conjugal transfer protein TraD, producing MSLEYEDKMIKLKSNEKKKIEIHKKIVKTDEKIKEIRREIANDTRRLNTSEKNQKWKQRTRKLIEMGVLLEIANILNEDKATLLGYFMKFQFLSNDEIKDCKIMGGEEFQMREEKKQMLKRRLEKKDEFR from the coding sequence ATGAGTTTAGAATATGAAGATAAGATGATTAAACTGAAATCTAATGAAAAAAAGAAAATTGAAATACATAAGAAAATAGTTAAGACAGATGAAAAAATAAAGGAAATCAGACGAGAAATAGCAAATGATACAAGAAGGCTAAATACATCGGAAAAAAATCAAAAATGGAAGCAAAGAACAAGAAAACTGATTGAAATGGGAGTTCTGCTTGAAATTGCGAATATTTTAAATGAAGATAAGGCAACGTTGCTGGGATATTTTATGAAATTTCAGTTTTTAAGCAATGATGAAATTAAAGACTGTAAAATTATGGGAGGTGAAGAGTTTCAGATGAGAGAAGAAAAGAAACAGATGTTGAAACGAAGATTGGAGAAAAAAGATGAGTTTAGATAA
- a CDS encoding S26 family signal peptidase — MDIRTKKFNLIMLSVSIFLAITFTVLHLLSNIYVINVTPSIPLGIYKLEKFDGMLKKGDLVVYEVDDKYKNLTSIKGTMFKPVKPVAAFYEDKVEIKGNRIYVNGEDYGEIFPEISSNFNGKIKEDEVLTLSKVRGTFDGRYYGAIKKSKIEKKARLIYEFRI, encoded by the coding sequence GTGGATATACGAACTAAAAAGTTTAACTTGATAATGCTTTCTGTATCAATATTTCTTGCCATAACATTCACAGTACTACATCTATTGTCAAATATTTATGTAATAAATGTAACACCCTCAATTCCATTAGGAATATACAAACTGGAAAAATTTGATGGAATGTTGAAAAAGGGGGATTTAGTTGTTTATGAGGTGGATGATAAATATAAAAATTTGACAAGTATAAAAGGGACAATGTTTAAACCAGTAAAGCCTGTTGCGGCATTTTATGAAGATAAAGTTGAGATAAAAGGTAACCGGATATATGTAAACGGTGAAGATTATGGAGAAATATTTCCTGAAATATCGTCTAATTTCAATGGGAAAATAAAGGAAGATGAAGTTTTGACATTATCTAAAGTCAGGGGGACATTTGACGGAAGATATTATGGTGCAATAAAGAAGTCAAAAATAGAGAAAAAAGCAAGGTTGATATATGAGTTTAGAATATGA
- a CDS encoding type IV secretion system protein — protein MKKIVIIFFFVFSLITISAGNSVSSTKSSLLVDWDNIQNEFVQMVNSGIEKMIPGLLALLSVLTVLEIMWVLYSYIVKNILENLWMSLLRIMIKFSILAYVIPNAVSLIEMGYRIFSGIGSYFIRSNGGNVTLNNIWAIAGRETGKILKIINESNFNFFNIVTDSRLFFEELGKMLLLIGVIILVYYFVVRIIFEMMMAVLQFRMALGLSWVFLPFDVNSITKRDLGNKALTTLFLTGSKIVVIMALGGIVFKNLDMAGFGEVTFKELKYETIFLFITVGMIMAFVMNEADKITTTLAKGN, from the coding sequence ATGAAAAAAATTGTAATTATCTTTTTTTTTGTTTTTAGTTTAATAACAATTTCTGCTGGAAATAGTGTTTCATCTACAAAATCATCATTATTAGTGGATTGGGATAATATTCAAAATGAATTTGTACAAATGGTAAATAGCGGGATAGAAAAGATGATACCAGGCTTATTAGCCCTTTTAAGTGTACTCACAGTTCTTGAAATAATGTGGGTTTTATATAGTTATATAGTAAAAAATATATTGGAAAATTTATGGATGTCCTTACTAAGAATAATGATAAAATTTTCAATATTGGCATATGTTATACCTAATGCAGTTTCTCTAATTGAAATGGGATATAGAATATTTTCTGGAATTGGCTCATATTTTATTAGGAGCAATGGAGGAAATGTAACCTTAAATAACATATGGGCAATAGCTGGAAGGGAAACAGGGAAAATTTTAAAGATTATTAATGAATCAAACTTTAATTTTTTTAATATTGTTACTGATTCAAGACTATTTTTTGAAGAACTTGGGAAAATGCTATTGTTAATAGGGGTTATTATTCTTGTTTATTATTTTGTGGTAAGAATAATATTTGAAATGATGATGGCGGTATTGCAGTTTAGAATGGCTTTGGGCTTATCTTGGGTATTTTTGCCTTTTGATGTAAATTCGATTACAAAAAGAGATTTAGGAAATAAAGCATTGACAACGCTATTTCTCACAGGAAGTAAAATAGTTGTAATAATGGCACTGGGAGGAATAGTATTTAAAAACTTGGATATGGCAGGATTTGGGGAAGTTACTTTTAAGGAATTGAAATATGAAACTATATTTTTGTTTATCACAGTAGGAATGATAATGGCTTTTGTAATGAATGAGGCAGACAAGATAACAACGACACTTGCCAAAGGAAATTAA
- a CDS encoding Panacea domain-containing protein has product MYDVKDIANWFLIYNSYMETNQGADGMSNLKFQKLLYYAQSAYLALKNAPLFSNNIVAWNHGSVVEEIYQKYKKCSSDDIKEFDKVDIDKETEKILTEVYNVFGEYSAWGLRNLTHTEKPYVETKINNVIPQDLMKESFKEIIV; this is encoded by the coding sequence ATGTATGATGTAAAAGATATTGCCAACTGGTTTTTAATTTATAATTCGTATATGGAAACTAATCAAGGTGCGGATGGAATGAGTAATTTAAAATTTCAAAAATTACTCTATTATGCTCAATCAGCGTATCTTGCATTAAAAAATGCTCCATTATTTTCAAATAATATTGTAGCGTGGAATCACGGGTCAGTAGTTGAGGAAATATATCAAAAGTATAAAAAGTGTAGTTCAGACGATATAAAAGAATTTGATAAAGTGGATATTGATAAGGAAACAGAGAAAATATTGACGGAAGTATATAATGTATTTGGAGAATATTCTGCGTGGGGATTGAGAAATTTAACTCACACAGAAAAACCGTATGTAGAAACTAAAATAAATAATGTTATCCCACAGGATTTAATGAAAGAGAGCTTTAAAGAAATTATTGTCTAA